In Halobaculum magnesiiphilum, the following proteins share a genomic window:
- a CDS encoding FtsX-like permease family protein has protein sequence MRDAGLLRRWSRRDWLSAAVVTVTTAFLVGTALLLLSAGAYTATLDGDLATSATVSYEGSATGGSAAADDRIAVTVATATVDGVETRVVGVGSSTPAVVPGASVAWKDARIPQPRESTAVGPVAYTHTVRFVGADATVERRVAPPENETVLPARWYAADPSLADELGTDGRFVFDPNGDANGYGGGVALVGALPFLLLGIEDVLAILSLAGVAGAVVVVVVVYNVTQMTLVDRRRTIRVLRSTGIDPVRLGALIAGRATAIAATGVVAGAVLGTLAPRVLVFGARALGVPVSLPTGVTPERAAAVLAIGALLALAGALAGVVTAVSAIRTPPGSTGAVREPTRDPRVDGGDSSGDPDGIRTRLARASSRIRAAVASGAAAVPSPTILDWRTAVPTTATLTVFVVIVVVVSGLVGALAPITSQSTGTVSESGALHPLNSRIDAGYADALREQGVAASPEIIAAQAHHGQPYLLRGANFTAFARVTGAEITRGRPPDGPGEAVIGAGLARTLGVDHGDEITIGGSVSPLVDRVEIVGVYAASGAIDDQLIVPRETIAPGAVGGGDQVHVIRTEGLGADGLGNATDPGPQLIVTRLSAPDSVDVGESARIAVELRNVGEEAGSRRLEVRVGNETRSRRVELDAGETTTVTLSERRTRTGTYSVVAGPFERTVRVTSETALTLPPEFPDAAPPRATLLVPATTENGTPVEGARVTFDGTPIPVSQEGVATVPLPEEPGEYPIRVTAPDQEPVTTTITVTPSAEREIGARVTVEPSSGSPTTRPNVSVYVANPWGTTMERNLTLLTPGGAERRQVELRPGNVSRIRVGAEEVGFDGGAEPGTYTFRLLVDGDLAATDRYTVSGSPSGGASLPEGAGAYAGGTGIGTVIRQVFGNVQVLFAGMVLLAGVSTASGTVATFARAVQARRRTIGVYRATGMTPTRLIRVLVRDAALVATPAAVGATAIASLLVAVLRALDVLVAFGIRIDPEIASPAILIAVLGSIVLAACSVCLAAVPILRAPPAGLTSRDS, from the coding sequence ATGCGCGACGCCGGGCTGCTCCGTCGGTGGTCGCGGCGGGACTGGCTCAGCGCCGCGGTCGTGACGGTCACGACCGCCTTCCTCGTCGGGACGGCGCTGCTGCTGTTGTCGGCGGGTGCCTACACCGCGACGCTCGACGGGGACCTGGCGACGTCCGCGACCGTCTCGTACGAGGGATCGGCGACGGGCGGCTCCGCCGCCGCGGACGACCGGATCGCGGTCACCGTCGCCACCGCGACCGTCGACGGCGTCGAGACGCGGGTCGTCGGGGTCGGGTCGTCGACGCCGGCGGTCGTCCCCGGCGCCTCCGTCGCCTGGAAGGACGCGCGGATCCCCCAGCCGCGGGAGTCGACGGCCGTCGGCCCGGTCGCGTACACCCACACCGTCCGGTTCGTCGGGGCCGACGCGACCGTCGAACGGCGCGTCGCCCCGCCCGAGAACGAGACGGTGCTCCCGGCGCGGTGGTACGCCGCGGACCCGTCGCTCGCGGACGAACTGGGAACCGACGGCCGGTTCGTGTTCGACCCGAACGGCGACGCGAACGGCTACGGCGGGGGCGTCGCCCTCGTCGGCGCGCTGCCGTTCCTGCTGCTCGGGATCGAGGACGTGCTCGCGATCCTCTCGCTCGCGGGCGTCGCGGGCGCGGTCGTGGTAGTCGTGGTCGTGTACAACGTCACCCAGATGACCCTCGTCGACCGGCGGCGAACGATCCGGGTGCTCAGGTCCACGGGGATCGATCCGGTCCGGCTCGGGGCGCTCATCGCCGGACGGGCGACGGCGATCGCCGCGACCGGCGTGGTCGCCGGCGCGGTCCTCGGGACTCTCGCTCCCCGGGTGCTCGTGTTCGGTGCGCGCGCGCTCGGGGTCCCCGTCTCGCTGCCGACCGGCGTGACTCCAGAACGGGCCGCCGCGGTGCTCGCGATCGGCGCGCTCCTGGCGCTCGCGGGCGCGCTCGCCGGCGTTGTGACGGCCGTGTCGGCGATCCGCACCCCGCCCGGATCCACGGGGGCCGTCCGGGAGCCGACCCGCGACCCCCGCGTCGACGGGGGCGACTCCTCGGGCGATCCTGACGGGATCCGCACCCGCCTCGCCCGAGCGTCGTCGAGAATCCGGGCGGCGGTCGCGTCCGGTGCGGCGGCCGTACCGTCGCCGACCATCCTCGACTGGCGGACGGCCGTGCCGACGACGGCGACGCTGACGGTCTTCGTCGTGATCGTCGTCGTCGTCTCCGGGCTGGTCGGCGCGCTCGCGCCGATAACGTCCCAGTCCACCGGCACCGTCTCGGAGTCGGGCGCGCTCCACCCGCTGAACAGTCGGATCGACGCCGGGTACGCGGACGCGCTCCGCGAACAGGGTGTCGCCGCGAGCCCCGAGATCATCGCCGCGCAGGCGCACCACGGGCAACCGTACCTGCTCCGGGGGGCCAACTTCACGGCCTTCGCCCGCGTCACCGGGGCGGAGATAACGCGGGGCCGACCGCCGGACGGTCCGGGGGAGGCCGTCATCGGCGCCGGCCTGGCGCGCACGCTCGGGGTCGATCACGGGGACGAGATCACGATCGGGGGGAGCGTCTCCCCGCTGGTGGACCGCGTCGAGATCGTCGGCGTCTACGCGGCCTCGGGCGCGATCGACGACCAGTTGATCGTCCCGCGCGAGACGATCGCGCCCGGCGCGGTCGGCGGCGGCGATCAGGTCCACGTGATCAGGACCGAGGGCCTCGGCGCCGACGGGCTCGGAAACGCGACCGATCCCGGCCCGCAGCTGATCGTGACCCGACTGAGCGCGCCGGATTCGGTCGACGTGGGCGAGTCCGCGCGGATCGCGGTGGAGCTTCGAAACGTGGGCGAGGAGGCGGGGTCGAGACGGCTGGAGGTCCGCGTCGGCAACGAGACGCGCTCCCGGCGGGTCGAGCTCGACGCGGGCGAGACGACGACCGTGACGCTCTCGGAGCGACGAACCCGGACGGGGACGTATTCAGTCGTCGCCGGGCCGTTCGAGCGGACGGTCCGGGTGACCAGTGAGACGGCGCTCACGCTCCCGCCGGAGTTCCCGGACGCTGCTCCCCCCAGGGCGACCCTGCTGGTTCCGGCGACGACCGAGAACGGAACGCCGGTCGAGGGTGCCCGCGTGACGTTCGACGGAACGCCGATACCGGTCTCTCAGGAGGGGGTCGCGACGGTGCCGCTCCCGGAGGAGCCGGGGGAGTACCCGATCCGCGTGACCGCGCCCGATCAGGAGCCGGTGACGACGACGATCACCGTCACACCCTCGGCCGAACGGGAGATCGGCGCGCGCGTGACCGTGGAGCCGTCCTCCGGGAGTCCGACGACCCGCCCGAACGTGTCGGTGTACGTCGCGAACCCGTGGGGGACCACCATGGAACGGAACCTGACGCTTCTCACCCCCGGCGGCGCCGAACGGCGGCAGGTCGAGTTGCGCCCCGGCAACGTCTCGCGGATCCGTGTCGGCGCCGAGGAGGTCGGGTTCGACGGCGGGGCCGAGCCGGGGACGTACACCTTCCGGCTGCTCGTCGACGGCGACCTCGCCGCGACCGATCGATACACCGTTTCCGGGTCCCCGAGCGGGGGAGCGTCGCTGCCGGAGGGTGCCGGCGCGTACGCCGGCGGGACGGGGATCGGGACCGTGATCAGGCAGGTGTTCGGCAACGTGCAGGTGTTGTTCGCCGGGATGGTCCTCCTCGCGGGCGTGAGCACGGCGAGCGGAACCGTCGCGACGTTCGCGCGGGCGGTGCAGGCGCGGCGGCGGACGATCGGCGTCTACCGCGCGACCGGGATGACGCCGACCCGGCTGATCCGGGTGTTGGTTCGCGACGCCGCGCTCGTCGCGACGCCGGCCGCGGTGGGCGCGACGGCGATCGCGTCCCTCCTCGTGGCCGTGTTGCGCGCGCTCGACGTACTCGTGGCGTTCGGCATCCGGATCGACCCCGAGATCGCGAGCCCGGCGATCCTGATCGCGGTCCTCGGCAGCATCGTCCTCGCGGCGTGCAGCGTTTGTCTCGCGGCGGTGCCGATCCTCCGGGCGCCGCCGGCCGGGCTGACGAGCCGCGACTCGTGA
- a CDS encoding ABC transporter ATP-binding protein → MTDAVLRGDDLTVDRGGDRVLDSVSISVPSDARLLVRGPSGAGKTTLFNVLGLLEPPTGGTLYVNGEATASLGERARARIRRDTIGFVFQDFQLVPDLTARENAAVPQDHRGERDEAWLDRLFEALQITDLAGQYPATLSGGEKQRVAIARALANRPAVVLADEPTGQLDPDTAERVLDLLLTVRADADTALVVISHDPRLTDRFDDCLRLADGELTPV, encoded by the coding sequence ATGACAGACGCGGTACTCCGCGGCGACGACCTGACCGTCGACCGCGGCGGCGATCGCGTTCTCGACTCGGTCTCGATCTCGGTTCCGAGCGACGCGCGGCTGTTGGTTCGGGGGCCGAGCGGCGCGGGTAAGACGACGCTGTTCAACGTGCTCGGGCTCCTGGAGCCGCCGACGGGCGGGACGCTGTACGTGAACGGCGAGGCAACCGCCTCGCTCGGCGAGCGCGCACGCGCCCGGATCCGACGGGACACGATCGGGTTCGTGTTTCAGGACTTCCAGCTCGTTCCGGATCTCACCGCCAGGGAGAACGCCGCGGTCCCGCAGGACCACCGGGGCGAGCGCGACGAGGCGTGGCTCGATCGACTCTTCGAGGCGCTGCAGATCACCGACCTCGCCGGACAGTACCCGGCGACGCTCAGCGGCGGCGAGAAACAGCGCGTCGCCATCGCCCGGGCGCTCGCGAACCGCCCTGCCGTCGTGCTCGCCGACGAGCCGACCGGCCAGCTCGACCCCGACACGGCCGAGCGCGTGCTCGATCTGCTGTTGACGGTTCGGGCCGACGCGGACACCGCCCTCGTCGTGATCAGCCACGACCCCCGCCTGACGGACCGCTTCGACGACTGCCTCCGCCTCGCTGACGGGGAACTCACACCGGTGTGA
- a CDS encoding HAD family hydrolase, translating into MTLYDRLYELYAEFDTETLRAYREFVDLFPPLDSRVALDNWDEANADLADRRERIERAFGDEGDALAEVAAMADRESAFTALDLHGKYGRAPNALVLDVDETLRSAGDTDNEIPRETLHLLTEFAERGTPLVICTGQTLENVKGFLIQGLGNELVHSGDVSVVYEAGAGVFTPGSGADTKRLLYDDLAEDVRGVVDDVRDGVLREAPERVRRGCHLQGNEFNVTLKPNYETGSDDAEAVIDEAMVHLLDLVGGAAGERLDIDDGAAAARAYYAAADPEIAGAIDRAGAAADGDVPDAAATLFDRLEIALYRADAAELAAAELHKAAGVEASLDVLGVDDPFVCVMGDSKSDLRVMEWAEEHDSGVAAAPEHSSQNVLEHVRSTDDLVFAPGAASDVLRTMYAWRCLADLNGSN; encoded by the coding sequence ATGACCCTCTACGATCGTCTCTACGAGCTGTACGCGGAGTTCGACACGGAGACGCTGCGCGCGTATCGCGAGTTCGTCGACCTGTTTCCCCCGCTCGACTCCCGGGTCGCGCTCGACAACTGGGACGAGGCGAACGCCGACCTCGCCGACCGCCGCGAGCGCATCGAGCGCGCCTTCGGCGACGAGGGCGACGCCCTCGCGGAGGTCGCCGCGATGGCCGACCGCGAGTCGGCGTTCACCGCGCTCGACCTCCACGGGAAGTACGGCCGCGCGCCCAACGCGCTCGTGCTCGACGTGGACGAGACGCTGCGCTCCGCGGGCGACACGGACAACGAGATCCCCCGCGAGACGCTCCACCTGCTCACCGAGTTCGCCGAGCGCGGCACCCCGCTAGTGATCTGCACGGGCCAGACCCTCGAGAACGTGAAGGGGTTCCTGATCCAGGGGCTCGGCAACGAGCTGGTCCACTCGGGCGACGTGTCCGTCGTCTACGAGGCGGGCGCGGGCGTGTTCACGCCCGGCAGCGGCGCCGACACCAAGCGGCTCCTGTACGACGACCTCGCGGAGGACGTGCGCGGCGTCGTCGACGACGTGCGCGACGGCGTGCTCCGCGAGGCGCCCGAGCGCGTCCGGCGCGGCTGTCACCTCCAGGGCAACGAGTTCAACGTCACCCTCAAGCCCAACTACGAGACCGGCAGCGACGACGCCGAGGCCGTCATCGACGAGGCGATGGTCCACCTGCTCGATCTGGTCGGCGGGGCCGCGGGCGAGCGGCTCGACATCGACGACGGCGCCGCCGCCGCGCGGGCGTACTACGCCGCCGCCGACCCAGAGATCGCCGGCGCGATCGACCGGGCGGGCGCCGCCGCCGACGGCGACGTGCCCGACGCCGCGGCGACGCTGTTCGACCGCCTCGAGATCGCGCTCTACCGCGCGGACGCCGCCGAACTCGCCGCCGCGGAGCTGCACAAGGCCGCCGGCGTCGAGGCGTCCCTGGACGTGCTCGGCGTCGACGACCCGTTCGTCTGCGTCATGGGCGACTCGAAGTCCGACCTCCGAGTGATGGAGTGGGCCGAGGAACACGACTCGGGGGTCGCGGCCGCGCCGGAACACTCCTCGCAGAACGTGCTGGAGCACGTGCGCTCGACCGACGACCTCGTGTTCGCGCCCGGCGCCGCTTCGGACGTGCTCCGGACGATGTACGCGTGGCGCTGTCTGGCGGATCTGAACGGGTCGAACTGA
- the thiC gene encoding phosphomethylpyrimidine synthase ThiC, which translates to MPRTQLERARAGETTPAMERVAERESRDPETVRAAVADGEAVIPANHAHDALDPMVIGADFATKVNANIGASEDASGPEAELEKLHTAVHHGADTVMDLSTGGPLAEIRESIVAHSPVPVGTVPIYGAVKRAGSPEALTTDLLLEVIREQAEQGVDYMTIHAGVLMEHLPLTDGRITGIVSRGGSILAEWMETHGEQNPLYVAFDEICAVLGEHDVTVSLGDGLRPGSVADASDAAQFAELETLGELTERAQGAGVQVMVEGPGHVPLDQVAANVERQREVCDGAPFYVLGPLVTDIAPGYDHITSAIGATEAARAGAAMLCYVTPKEHLGLPDADDVRDGLAAYRIAAHAADVANGLPGARDWDDALSAARYEFDWRRQFDLALDPERARSFHDQTLPGDNYKEARFCSMCGAEFCSMRIDQDARDRDGEMERTGHEVDLDASPAAATNLPPAGTHDTSRTPAWPPDGVDSDDAERSTGPGDEPTEADD; encoded by the coding sequence ATGCCACGGACGCAACTCGAACGGGCACGGGCGGGCGAGACGACGCCCGCGATGGAGCGGGTCGCCGAACGCGAAAGCCGGGACCCGGAGACGGTTCGCGCGGCGGTCGCCGACGGCGAGGCGGTGATCCCCGCGAACCACGCGCACGACGCGCTGGACCCGATGGTGATCGGCGCCGACTTCGCGACGAAGGTGAACGCCAACATCGGTGCGAGCGAGGACGCCAGCGGTCCGGAGGCGGAACTGGAGAAGCTCCACACGGCCGTCCACCACGGCGCGGACACGGTGATGGACCTGTCGACGGGCGGCCCGCTCGCGGAGATCCGGGAGTCGATCGTCGCCCACTCCCCGGTTCCCGTCGGGACGGTCCCGATCTACGGGGCGGTGAAACGGGCGGGGTCGCCGGAGGCCCTCACGACGGACCTCCTGCTGGAGGTGATCCGGGAGCAGGCCGAGCAGGGCGTCGACTACATGACGATCCACGCGGGCGTGCTGATGGAACACCTCCCCCTCACCGACGGCCGGATCACGGGGATCGTCTCCCGGGGCGGGTCGATCCTCGCGGAGTGGATGGAGACCCACGGCGAGCAGAACCCGCTGTACGTCGCCTTCGACGAGATATGCGCGGTCCTCGGCGAGCACGACGTGACGGTCTCCCTGGGCGACGGGCTCCGACCCGGAAGCGTCGCGGACGCCTCCGACGCCGCGCAGTTCGCCGAACTGGAGACGCTCGGGGAGCTGACGGAGCGAGCGCAGGGGGCCGGCGTGCAGGTCATGGTCGAGGGCCCGGGGCACGTCCCGCTGGACCAGGTGGCGGCGAACGTCGAGCGCCAGCGCGAGGTGTGCGACGGCGCCCCCTTCTACGTGCTCGGGCCGCTCGTCACCGACATCGCGCCGGGGTACGACCACATCACCTCGGCCATCGGCGCGACCGAGGCGGCCCGCGCGGGCGCCGCGATGCTGTGTTACGTGACGCCCAAGGAGCACCTCGGCCTCCCCGACGCCGACGACGTGCGCGACGGACTGGCCGCCTACCGCATCGCCGCCCACGCCGCGGACGTGGCGAACGGCCTGCCCGGCGCGCGCGACTGGGACGACGCGCTCTCGGCGGCCCGATACGAGTTCGACTGGCGCCGGCAGTTCGATCTCGCGCTGGACCCCGAGCGCGCCCGCTCCTTCCACGACCAGACGCTCCCCGGGGACAACTACAAGGAAGCCCGCTTCTGCTCGATGTGCGGCGCGGAGTTCTGCTCGATGCGGATCGACCAGGACGCCCGCGACCGCGACGGCGAGATGGAGCGGACCGGCCACGAGGTCGACCTGGACGCCTCGCCGGCCGCCGCGACGAACCTCCCGCCCGCGGGCACCCACGACACGAGCCGCACGCCCGCATGGCCGCCCGACGGCGTGGACTCCGACGACGCCGAGCGGTCGACGGGGCCGGGAGACGAGCCGACCGAGGCCGACGACTGA
- the pyrI gene encoding aspartate carbamoyltransferase regulatory subunit, with translation MSDPERELRVSKIRDGTVIDHITGGQALNVLAILGIGGDEGMGVSIGMNVPSDKLGTKDVVKVEDRELSQGEVDVLSLLAPEATVNIVREFEVVEKKRVERPERVVGLLTCPNHNCITNADEPVESAFEVVDDGVRCEFCGEIVREDIGDHLAVH, from the coding sequence ATGAGCGACCCCGAGCGCGAGCTGCGCGTCTCGAAGATCCGAGACGGGACTGTCATCGATCACATCACCGGCGGGCAGGCGCTGAACGTCCTCGCGATCCTCGGCATCGGCGGCGACGAGGGGATGGGCGTGTCGATCGGGATGAACGTCCCCTCGGACAAGCTCGGGACGAAGGACGTGGTGAAGGTGGAGGACCGGGAGCTGAGCCAGGGCGAGGTCGACGTGCTCTCGCTGTTGGCCCCGGAGGCGACCGTCAACATCGTCCGCGAGTTCGAGGTCGTCGAGAAGAAGCGCGTCGAGCGCCCCGAGCGCGTCGTCGGGCTGCTCACCTGCCCGAACCACAACTGCATCACGAACGCCGACGAGCCCGTCGAGTCTGCCTTCGAGGTCGTCGACGACGGCGTCCGCTGTGAGTTCTGCGGCGAGATCGTCCGCGAGGACATCGGCGACCACCTCGCCGTTCACTGA
- the pyrB gene encoding aspartate carbamoyltransferase: MRHDHLLSAGQLTREDIEAVLDRAADFADDPGLVGDRHADRLLALCFFEPSTRTKMSFDTAMKRIGGDTVDMGSVESSSVKKGESLADTVRVIEGYADGIVLRHPSEGAAKLASQFVDVPVVNAGDGAGQHPSQTLLDLYTIRERAGLDDLTVGIMGDLKYGRTVHSLASALTNFDARMHFISPESLRLPRGVQFDLHDAGARLREHTDLDEVLGELDVLYVTRIQRERFPDENEYQQVAGEYQIDAETLERARDDLTVMHPLPRVDEIAPDVDATDHAAYFAQAHNGVPVRMALLDELLREDGGDDR; this comes from the coding sequence ATGCGACACGACCACCTCCTCTCGGCGGGCCAGCTCACCCGGGAGGACATCGAGGCCGTCCTGGACCGCGCGGCCGACTTCGCCGACGACCCCGGGCTCGTCGGCGACCGCCACGCCGACCGGCTGCTCGCGCTGTGCTTCTTCGAGCCGAGCACGCGCACGAAGATGTCGTTCGACACCGCCATGAAGCGGATCGGCGGCGACACCGTCGACATGGGCTCCGTCGAGTCGTCGTCGGTGAAGAAGGGGGAGTCGTTGGCGGACACCGTCCGCGTCATCGAGGGGTACGCCGACGGGATCGTCCTGCGCCACCCCAGCGAGGGCGCCGCGAAGCTCGCCTCGCAGTTCGTCGACGTGCCCGTCGTCAACGCCGGCGACGGCGCCGGCCAACACCCGAGCCAGACATTGCTGGACCTGTACACGATCCGCGAGCGGGCGGGGCTCGACGACCTGACCGTCGGGATCATGGGCGACCTGAAGTACGGGCGGACGGTCCACTCGCTGGCGTCGGCGCTCACGAACTTCGACGCGCGAATGCACTTCATCAGCCCCGAGTCGCTGCGGCTGCCGCGCGGGGTCCAGTTCGACCTCCACGACGCCGGCGCCAGGCTCAGGGAGCACACCGACCTCGACGAGGTGCTCGGCGAACTCGACGTGCTGTACGTCACCCGGATCCAGCGCGAACGGTTCCCCGACGAGAACGAGTACCAGCAGGTCGCCGGCGAGTACCAGATCGACGCGGAGACGCTGGAGCGCGCCCGCGACGACCTCACCGTGATGCACCCGCTGCCGCGGGTCGACGAGATCGCACCCGACGTGGACGCGACTGACCACGCCGCCTACTTCGCACAGGCGCACAACGGCGTCCCGGTCCGGATGGCGCTGCTGGACGAGCTCCTCCGCGAGGACGGGGGTGACGACCGATGA
- a CDS encoding dodecin family protein, with translation MSNTAKVIELVGNSDESWEHAAQSALNDADQTLEEISGIKIASQTATVEDGQIDQYKTVLHVSFQLKR, from the coding sequence ATGTCAAACACTGCCAAGGTGATCGAGCTGGTCGGCAACTCGGACGAATCGTGGGAGCACGCCGCACAGAGCGCCCTGAACGACGCGGACCAGACGCTGGAGGAGATCAGCGGGATCAAGATCGCCTCGCAGACGGCGACCGTCGAGGACGGACAGATCGACCAGTACAAGACCGTTCTGCACGTGTCGTTCCAACTCAAACGGTGA
- a CDS encoding ferritin family protein: MDGERFRETVESARSTELERLGSNKLLIALTDATLEPEAVLCAAADSEHAAHTTFAAWADDADDEAAAELFAWLAERERDHRERVLDSLSEMGVEHDPVDGGTMHEYLRAREDPIERVAAGTVGRGLVSDRSHLQIVSFFVNEGDEPRADLFRDLRAETEEELERGLALLEDRCADDEDGDDWERARMVAEYVVQIAYDDYADALTGMGIDVKPVC; the protein is encoded by the coding sequence ATGGACGGCGAGCGATTCCGCGAGACCGTCGAGTCGGCGAGGTCGACCGAGCTGGAGCGGCTCGGCTCGAACAAGCTCCTCATCGCGCTCACCGACGCGACCCTGGAGCCCGAGGCGGTGTTGTGCGCCGCCGCCGACTCCGAGCACGCCGCCCACACCACCTTCGCCGCGTGGGCCGACGACGCCGACGACGAGGCCGCCGCGGAGCTGTTCGCGTGGCTCGCCGAGCGCGAGCGCGACCACCGCGAGCGCGTGCTCGACTCGCTTTCGGAGATGGGCGTCGAGCACGACCCCGTCGACGGCGGGACGATGCACGAGTACCTCCGCGCCCGCGAGGACCCGATCGAGCGCGTCGCCGCCGGCACCGTCGGCCGCGGGCTCGTCAGCGACCGCTCGCACCTCCAGATCGTCTCGTTCTTCGTCAACGAGGGCGATGAACCGCGTGCGGACCTGTTTCGCGACCTGCGCGCCGAGACCGAGGAGGAGCTGGAACGCGGACTGGCGCTGTTGGAGGACCGCTGTGCGGACGACGAGGACGGCGACGACTGGGAGCGCGCGCGGATGGTCGCCGAGTACGTCGTGCAGATCGCCTACGACGACTACGCCGACGCGCTGACCGGGATGGGGATCGACGTGAAGCCGGTGTGTTGA
- a CDS encoding ASCH domain-containing protein — MAHIDASEILPNEHVQRMAAEGRVTQLHRGHAYADEGDTFEIDGTTFEVTAIERRTLGDLTDEDARAEGSEDLEAYRARLNRVHDEFEWDDDSEVVKHAFERRE, encoded by the coding sequence ATGGCACACATCGACGCCTCGGAGATCCTGCCGAACGAGCACGTTCAGCGGATGGCCGCCGAGGGGAGGGTCACGCAGCTCCACCGCGGACACGCCTACGCCGACGAGGGGGACACCTTCGAGATCGACGGCACGACGTTCGAGGTGACGGCGATCGAGCGCCGCACGCTCGGCGACCTCACCGACGAGGACGCGCGCGCCGAGGGCTCGGAGGACCTGGAGGCGTACAGGGCGCGACTGAACCGCGTCCACGACGAGTTTGAGTGGGACGACGACAGCGAGGTCGTGAAACACGCCTTCGAGCGGCGGGAGTGA
- a CDS encoding MBL fold metallo-hydrolase produces the protein MTDRSDPTARDAADAGSLGGDPGGELGPAALARLLRDGEPVSVLDVRDRPEFEAWHVDGRSVTARHVPHVKFVAAAATGDASDPLPDDLPEPILVVCGRGKASAEVAGDLADAGVDAVNLAGGMDAWAETYLAEPLVRRGALTVIQYQRPSSGCLAYLIVAGGGEDREGDDDGDDREALVVDPLRAFADRYVEDAAEMGATLRYAVDTHVHADHVSGVRAVREATGGDAEVVLPDRATDRGLAFDPTLLADGDALRVGDAEVSAIHAPGHTSELTCLRLHRDDPDAADVLFTGDALFLNGVGRPDLEEGDDGARDLAERAYDTLHDRLLALPEDTLVAPGHFADPADARGDAYAAPLSALRDLDVLGLDRAAFVDRVASSLPPRPANFERIVATNLGVESMDDEAAFEAELGPNNCAVG, from the coding sequence ATGACCGACCGTTCGGATCCCACCGCTCGCGACGCAGCCGACGCGGGATCGCTCGGCGGCGACCCGGGCGGCGAACTCGGGCCGGCGGCGCTCGCGCGCCTGCTTCGCGACGGCGAGCCGGTGTCCGTGCTGGACGTGCGCGACCGCCCCGAGTTCGAGGCGTGGCACGTCGACGGCCGCTCGGTGACCGCCAGGCACGTCCCGCACGTGAAGTTCGTCGCCGCGGCCGCGACGGGCGACGCGAGCGACCCGCTCCCCGACGACCTCCCCGAGCCGATCCTCGTCGTCTGCGGCCGGGGGAAGGCGAGCGCCGAGGTCGCGGGCGACCTCGCCGACGCCGGCGTCGACGCGGTGAACCTCGCCGGCGGCATGGACGCGTGGGCCGAGACGTACCTCGCGGAGCCGCTCGTCAGGCGCGGCGCCCTGACCGTGATCCAGTACCAGCGCCCCTCCTCGGGCTGTCTCGCGTACCTGATCGTCGCCGGCGGCGGCGAGGACCGCGAGGGCGACGACGACGGCGACGACCGCGAGGCGCTCGTCGTCGACCCGCTGCGCGCGTTCGCCGACCGGTACGTCGAGGACGCCGCCGAGATGGGTGCGACGCTCCGGTACGCCGTCGACACGCATGTCCACGCGGATCACGTCAGCGGCGTCCGCGCGGTCCGAGAGGCGACCGGCGGCGACGCCGAGGTCGTGCTCCCGGACCGCGCGACCGATCGCGGCCTCGCGTTCGACCCGACGCTGTTGGCCGACGGCGACGCGCTTCGGGTGGGCGACGCGGAGGTGTCGGCGATCCACGCCCCGGGACACACGAGCGAGTTGACCTGCCTGCGGCTCCACCGCGACGACCCCGACGCCGCCGACGTGCTGTTCACCGGCGACGCGCTGTTCCTGAACGGCGTCGGTCGGCCGGATCTGGAGGAGGGCGACGACGGCGCGCGCGACCTCGCCGAACGGGCGTACGACACGCTGCACGACCGACTGCTCGCGCTCCCCGAGGACACCCTCGTCGCGCCGGGGCACTTCGCCGACCCCGCCGACGCCCGCGGCGACGCCTACGCCGCGCCGCTGTCGGCGCTGCGCGACCTCGACGTGCTCGGGCTCGACCGCGCGGCGTTCGTCGACCGCGTCGCCTCGTCGCTGCCGCCGCGCCCGGCCAACTTCGAGCGGATCGTCGCGACGAACCTCGGGGTCGAGTCGATGGACGACGAGGCGGCGTTCGAGGCCGAGTTGGGCCCGAACAACTGCGCGGTCGGGTAG